From Deferrisoma camini S3R1, the proteins below share one genomic window:
- a CDS encoding DUF6345 domain-containing protein, whose product MGRWRRGVQAALTAGSMLVLLGGCGGTTDNGLGTATGGGTGGSRIGLKVAVPVPIPTDFCARIRVSGGDFTPITMDKGYPGGTSSVETVVPNIPAGPDRRVELGLFEDGVCGEFGLADWYGTAVGVSIAPGEVTIVELTLQSLKGQPTTGSIVIRGNKALTQRRLHGEVVGRDTLDPIAGAVCKIFSGPNEIGSAVSGSTAANLGVLNTLAEVDLDTDTLTLECTHPLYQAVTETALLIQDPADPLFGTFIATVEMVPGAAKLPVFQVTGNALSEGAAGALVESLGLATEGVPLDEGGALRFVDPKLYQAVPMTALGEVPEDEEGQAIQAEGFDFDQIAKMPVLSQAEALARVKEALAQAGADPGKAGGALEPGVFLNNTLFEAFDTKGEVLARTELETLVSYRFRLHGLPLIGPGADVQFSMNGAGQTTQAVYSLPAVQMGEEMDLLPLNQAAERARRLLQRAAAAQGLPAAVRVLPPRVVYYAPPLSQNVRVIVPHYEFGGTVRVGDEEVFLRNVLLPAVKGGPEISLEVTVNGDDTVVASAVLTGGTEPFTYQWTSSSTALDPKVATAGPNITYVLLPKETIAEETVSLIVTDANGLVGFASQTVEVSVAPPPKPMFQVVPMTAGVVDFGVEYVGTCGGLPGSAANASGFRNALQGKGWTRRFYWPENSAWEQDFKDPSKPGGDDSSWADNADWVFYTGHANGSGFSFCNNTHTDGFLRYTDAKWGDKDVEWITIAACGPLQQTSGGKSWAARWGPAFDGLHMIMAYATTSYDNSNEGRLLAEWATGKSFGFFTFPPLPVRAAWVQTAKQVQPSQVTWAVMGVIGRNGMSNYNDYVHGAGPVGPDIRGADIVGWWRISGSS is encoded by the coding sequence ATGGGAAGGTGGAGAAGAGGCGTACAGGCAGCGCTCACCGCGGGCTCGATGTTGGTCCTGCTCGGGGGCTGCGGGGGGACGACGGACAACGGATTGGGCACCGCGACGGGCGGCGGCACCGGCGGCTCCCGGATTGGGTTGAAAGTGGCTGTGCCGGTTCCCATCCCAACCGATTTCTGCGCGCGCATCCGGGTGAGCGGTGGGGACTTCACCCCGATCACCATGGACAAGGGGTACCCGGGCGGAACGAGCTCGGTGGAAACGGTGGTCCCAAACATCCCTGCCGGGCCCGACCGGAGGGTGGAGCTCGGGCTGTTCGAGGACGGTGTGTGCGGAGAGTTCGGCCTGGCCGACTGGTACGGCACGGCCGTTGGCGTGAGCATCGCCCCCGGCGAGGTGACCATCGTGGAACTCACCCTCCAGTCCCTCAAGGGTCAGCCGACCACCGGGTCCATCGTGATCCGCGGCAACAAGGCCCTCACCCAACGGCGCCTGCACGGCGAGGTGGTGGGCCGGGACACCTTGGATCCGATCGCGGGGGCGGTGTGCAAGATTTTCAGCGGCCCCAATGAGATCGGAAGCGCGGTGAGCGGATCGACCGCGGCGAACCTCGGGGTTCTCAATACCCTCGCGGAGGTGGACCTCGACACCGACACCCTCACCCTGGAGTGCACCCACCCGCTGTATCAGGCGGTCACGGAGACCGCTCTACTGATCCAAGACCCGGCCGACCCCCTGTTCGGCACCTTCATTGCGACCGTGGAGATGGTTCCGGGTGCGGCCAAGCTGCCCGTCTTCCAGGTCACCGGCAACGCGCTGTCCGAGGGGGCGGCGGGCGCTCTGGTCGAGTCCCTGGGCCTCGCCACCGAAGGAGTCCCCCTGGACGAGGGGGGGGCGTTGCGGTTCGTGGACCCGAAGCTCTATCAGGCCGTTCCCATGACGGCCCTGGGTGAGGTGCCCGAAGACGAGGAGGGGCAAGCCATCCAGGCAGAGGGGTTCGACTTCGACCAGATCGCCAAGATGCCGGTGCTGTCCCAGGCCGAGGCCTTGGCCCGGGTCAAAGAGGCGCTGGCCCAGGCCGGAGCGGACCCGGGGAAGGCCGGCGGGGCCCTGGAACCGGGCGTCTTCCTGAACAACACCCTGTTCGAGGCGTTCGATACCAAGGGGGAGGTGCTAGCCCGCACCGAGCTGGAGACCCTGGTGAGCTACCGGTTCCGGCTCCACGGCCTGCCCCTGATCGGTCCCGGCGCGGACGTGCAGTTCTCCATGAACGGGGCCGGGCAGACCACCCAGGCCGTGTACTCCCTACCGGCCGTCCAGATGGGCGAGGAGATGGACCTGCTACCCCTGAACCAGGCCGCCGAACGGGCCCGGCGGCTCCTGCAGAGGGCGGCCGCGGCCCAGGGGCTTCCCGCCGCGGTTCGGGTGCTGCCGCCGCGGGTCGTGTACTACGCTCCCCCCCTGTCCCAGAACGTGCGGGTCATCGTTCCCCACTACGAGTTCGGGGGCACCGTCCGGGTCGGCGACGAGGAGGTGTTCCTTCGCAACGTGCTCTTGCCCGCCGTAAAAGGCGGCCCCGAGATCTCCCTCGAGGTCACCGTGAACGGCGACGACACCGTGGTGGCCAGCGCCGTCCTGACCGGAGGCACGGAGCCGTTCACCTACCAGTGGACCTCGTCGAGCACCGCGTTGGACCCCAAGGTGGCAACGGCAGGGCCCAACATCACCTACGTGCTCCTGCCCAAGGAGACGATCGCGGAGGAAACCGTGAGCCTGATCGTCACGGACGCCAACGGCCTCGTGGGCTTCGCCAGCCAGACCGTGGAGGTGTCGGTGGCTCCCCCCCCCAAGCCCATGTTCCAGGTCGTTCCGATGACCGCCGGAGTCGTGGACTTCGGCGTGGAGTACGTGGGCACCTGCGGCGGCCTGCCGGGGTCGGCGGCCAACGCCTCGGGGTTCCGGAACGCGCTCCAGGGCAAGGGCTGGACGCGCCGGTTCTACTGGCCCGAGAACTCCGCTTGGGAGCAGGACTTCAAGGACCCGTCCAAACCCGGCGGGGACGACTCGAGCTGGGCCGACAACGCGGACTGGGTGTTCTACACGGGCCACGCCAACGGCAGCGGCTTCTCGTTTTGCAACAACACCCACACCGATGGGTTCCTCCGCTACACGGATGCGAAATGGGGGGACAAGGACGTGGAGTGGATCACGATCGCGGCCTGCGGCCCGCTCCAGCAAACCTCGGGCGGCAAGTCTTGGGCAGCTAGATGGGGGCCCGCCTTTGACGGGCTTCACATGATCATGGCCTACGCAACCACGAGCTACGACAACAGCAACGAGGGTCGTTTGCTCGCCGAGTGGGCCACCGGCAAGTCGTTCGGGTTCTTCACGTTTCCCCCCTTGCCGGTGCGCGCCGCCTGGGTCCAGACGGCCAAGCAGGTCCAGCCCAGCCAGGTCACCTGGGCGGTCATGGGGGTGATCGGCCGAAACGGAATGTCCAACTACAACGACTACGTCCACGGTGCCGGCCCGGTGGGGCCGGACATCCGGGGAGCGGACATCGTAGGCTGGTGGAGGATCTCCGGGTCCTCGTGA
- a CDS encoding serpin family protein, with protein MSVIPAVLRLVVWMTALALLHAPVGSHSEAAPAPGPDGAAGDSGFALELYRCSPRDGNVVVSPPAVELALTAVAEGARGRTRAELEAVLPSIRQPLRRGGPEPTGEEGGLLRIALGLWGQEGAAFAGPFLKAVRSRYGAVVGFVDYARAPEQARQRINAWVRGRTGGRIEELVPPGRLSARTVLVVTSAVAFRGVWEHAFDPARTVSARFDAEDGSVGTVRMMSRPAPVRLRYAERDGVQVVELPFRGGGWAMLVALPRRGRALRAFEDRLAPAYLERLVGAMEFRSVRVALPRFAVCGRTEDLGPRGTGALVKMGVRDAFDPVQADFSGIVPGERVFVDGVLHAASVTLDEQGARASASTGALLSRGAAPDAAVRFRADRPFLFLIRHRRTGAVLFIGRLARPPQPRGGD; from the coding sequence ATGTCGGTGATTCCCGCCGTTCTCCGGCTCGTCGTCTGGATGACGGCGTTGGCACTGCTGCACGCACCCGTGGGGAGCCACAGCGAAGCCGCACCAGCCCCTGGCCCCGATGGAGCGGCGGGGGACAGCGGGTTCGCCCTGGAGCTGTACCGGTGCAGTCCCCGAGACGGCAACGTGGTGGTCTCCCCGCCGGCCGTGGAGCTGGCGCTGACCGCGGTCGCAGAGGGGGCCCGGGGGCGAACCCGGGCCGAGCTCGAGGCGGTCCTCCCGTCCATCCGGCAGCCGCTTCGCCGGGGCGGGCCGGAGCCGACGGGCGAAGAAGGAGGGCTGCTGCGGATCGCCCTGGGCCTGTGGGGGCAGGAGGGGGCCGCGTTCGCCGGGCCGTTCCTGAAGGCCGTTCGGAGCCGGTACGGCGCGGTGGTGGGGTTCGTGGACTACGCCCGGGCGCCCGAGCAGGCGCGGCAGCGGATCAACGCCTGGGTTCGGGGGCGGACAGGGGGGCGGATCGAGGAGCTCGTACCGCCGGGTCGGCTGTCGGCCCGGACCGTGCTCGTGGTGACGAGCGCGGTGGCGTTTCGGGGGGTGTGGGAGCACGCGTTCGACCCGGCCCGCACCGTTTCGGCTCGGTTCGACGCGGAGGACGGGAGCGTGGGCACGGTGCGGATGATGAGCCGACCGGCCCCGGTGCGGCTTCGTTACGCCGAGCGCGACGGGGTGCAGGTCGTGGAGCTACCGTTTCGCGGGGGCGGGTGGGCGATGCTCGTGGCGCTGCCCCGTCGGGGACGGGCACTCCGAGCGTTCGAAGACCGGCTCGCCCCGGCCTACCTAGAGAGGTTGGTCGGGGCCATGGAGTTCCGGTCGGTGCGGGTGGCCCTGCCCCGGTTCGCCGTTTGCGGCCGAACCGAGGATCTGGGGCCGAGGGGGACCGGAGCGCTGGTGAAGATGGGGGTACGGGACGCCTTCGATCCCGTTCAGGCCGACTTCTCGGGGATCGTGCCGGGGGAGAGGGTGTTCGTCGACGGGGTCCTGCACGCGGCCTCGGTTACCCTGGACGAGCAGGGCGCCCGGGCGAGCGCATCCACCGGCGCGCTCCTGTCCCGCGGAGCCGCGCCGGATGCGGCGGTCCGGTTTCGGGCGGACCGGCCGTTCCTGTTTCTGATCCGGCACCGCCGAACCGGAGCGGTCCTCTTCATCGGAAGGCTCGCCCGCCCTCCCCAGCCGAGGGGCGGCGACTGA
- a CDS encoding long-chain fatty acid--CoA ligase: protein MTVATVKGFPSTSGDDYPLNLLAFLQHAARTYPEVEVVSRRLDGSLVRYTYGEVYRRVCRLANALRKLGVRPGDRIGALDWNTHRYLESYFAVAGLGAVLLQVNPRISVAERRYVLEHSGARFLLVSESLLPVIEPLAGDLPGVEGYVVLSDGDAGGVRTRLSPVYGYEELLAEAPEEIEWPAVDETSAATACYTSGTTGRPKGVYHSHRALYLHTLTMGLMVGLRARDVVMQTVPMFHAQGWGLFFCAPLAGAKLVLPGRYTLEDPSPLVGLLVAEKVTVTCGAPAIFLPMLEHLRRLDPKPDLSGLRMLSGATEPPLSMMRGFWELGGAEVIHAYGATETAPLATMNLLKPSLEGLGAEERWDLRRKQGLPVCGIDLKVVTPDGREAPADGKTVGEVWIRGPWVTTSYHDDQRTAEAFSEGYWRSGDAGTIDPNGYLKITDRFKDLIKSGGEWISSIDLENAIMAHPLVKEAAVIGVPHPKWEERPLALVVLQEEAKGRVSEQEIRESLLPRFARWQLPDEVLFVDEIPKTSVGKFAKRVLRDTYRNRYGGGPER, encoded by the coding sequence ATGACGGTTGCGACCGTGAAGGGGTTCCCGTCGACCTCGGGGGACGACTACCCGCTCAACCTGCTCGCGTTCCTCCAGCATGCGGCCCGCACGTACCCGGAGGTGGAGGTGGTGTCCCGCCGGCTGGACGGAAGCCTGGTTCGCTACACCTACGGGGAGGTCTATCGCCGCGTGTGCCGGCTGGCCAACGCCCTTCGGAAGCTGGGGGTGCGGCCCGGGGACCGGATCGGGGCCCTGGACTGGAACACCCACCGGTACTTGGAGTCGTACTTTGCCGTGGCCGGCCTGGGGGCCGTGCTCCTCCAGGTCAACCCGCGGATCTCGGTGGCCGAGCGCCGGTACGTGCTCGAGCACAGCGGTGCGAGGTTCCTGCTGGTGAGCGAGTCCCTGCTGCCCGTGATCGAGCCGTTGGCCGGGGACCTGCCCGGGGTGGAGGGGTACGTGGTCCTGAGCGATGGGGACGCGGGCGGGGTCCGGACCCGTCTCTCCCCGGTGTACGGCTACGAGGAGCTGCTGGCGGAGGCGCCGGAGGAGATCGAGTGGCCCGCGGTGGACGAGACCTCGGCCGCCACGGCCTGCTACACCTCGGGCACCACCGGCAGGCCCAAGGGGGTGTACCACTCCCACCGGGCCCTGTATCTCCATACCCTCACGATGGGCCTGATGGTGGGACTGCGGGCGCGGGACGTGGTGATGCAGACCGTGCCCATGTTCCACGCCCAGGGGTGGGGCCTCTTTTTCTGCGCGCCCCTGGCCGGGGCCAAGCTGGTGCTCCCGGGGCGCTACACGCTGGAGGACCCCTCGCCCCTGGTGGGCCTGCTGGTGGCCGAGAAGGTGACGGTCACCTGCGGGGCGCCGGCGATCTTCCTGCCCATGCTGGAGCACCTGCGCCGGCTCGACCCCAAGCCCGACCTCTCCGGGCTCCGGATGCTCTCAGGGGCCACCGAGCCGCCCCTGTCGATGATGCGCGGGTTCTGGGAGCTCGGGGGCGCCGAGGTGATCCACGCGTACGGCGCCACCGAGACCGCGCCACTGGCCACGATGAACCTCCTCAAGCCGTCCCTCGAGGGCCTGGGGGCCGAGGAGCGCTGGGACCTGCGTCGCAAGCAGGGGCTTCCGGTGTGCGGGATCGACCTGAAGGTGGTGACCCCGGACGGCCGGGAGGCCCCGGCCGACGGGAAGACCGTGGGCGAGGTGTGGATCCGGGGGCCGTGGGTCACCACCTCGTACCACGACGACCAGCGCACGGCCGAGGCGTTCTCCGAGGGGTACTGGCGCAGCGGCGACGCCGGCACCATCGACCCCAACGGCTACCTGAAGATCACGGACCGGTTCAAGGACCTGATCAAGAGCGGGGGCGAGTGGATCTCGTCCATCGACCTGGAGAACGCCATCATGGCCCATCCCCTGGTGAAGGAAGCGGCCGTCATCGGCGTGCCCCATCCCAAGTGGGAGGAGAGGCCCCTGGCCCTGGTGGTGCTCCAGGAGGAGGCAAAGGGCCGGGTCTCCGAGCAGGAGATCCGGGAGTCCCTGCTGCCCCGGTTCGCCCGGTGGCAGCTCCCCGACGAGGTGCTGTTCGTCGACGAGATCCCCAAGACGAGCGTGGGCAAGTTCGCCAAACGGGTGCTCCGCGACACCTACCGCAACCGGTACGGCGGGGGGCCCGAGCGGTGA
- a CDS encoding OB-fold domain-containing protein, translated as MAGIVAFGAHLPRYRLDRGRILKAVGWAQPATAARARGQKAVANHDEDAITVAVAAARNAGAFGPGAGVGSLYLASTSAPYAERQNSAIAAEALGLGDAVRSADVTGSARAGTTALLAALADVTSGRAGRALVCAGEVRRARPGSVEEHLLGDAGAAVCVGEEGGLAELMGSHSVSCDFPDRVRGSDRSLGRSWEERWVRDEGLLGLLPDAVSAYLARCGLEPGAFSKVVLPVASLRDAARVARALGLAPEVLVHPLADRVGHTGAAHPLLLLCRALEEAEPGEEILVVGFGSGVDVLHFRVTDAVRSFRPRRTVGELLKMGKDLGSYERYAAFRDLLAVETGMRGEFEPETPMSVVWRHRRTILGLVGSRCRRCGTPQFPPQRVCANGECRAVDEMEPYPFADRASRVFSYTADLLAWSPNPPLIYGVVDFDGGGRMMMEFTDCDLEDLAVGLPVDLVFRRKYHDRQRGIHTYFWKCVPAAS; from the coding sequence ATGGCAGGCATCGTCGCGTTCGGGGCCCACCTGCCCCGGTACCGGCTCGACCGGGGCCGGATCCTGAAGGCCGTGGGCTGGGCCCAGCCCGCCACGGCGGCCCGAGCCCGGGGACAGAAGGCCGTGGCCAACCACGACGAGGACGCCATCACCGTGGCCGTGGCCGCGGCCCGAAACGCCGGGGCCTTCGGGCCCGGGGCCGGGGTGGGTTCCCTCTACCTCGCATCCACGAGCGCCCCGTACGCCGAGCGCCAGAACAGCGCCATCGCAGCCGAGGCCCTGGGCCTGGGCGACGCGGTGCGCTCGGCCGACGTCACGGGCTCGGCCCGAGCCGGCACCACGGCCCTGCTGGCGGCCCTGGCGGACGTGACCTCGGGCCGGGCGGGGCGGGCCCTGGTGTGCGCGGGCGAGGTACGCCGGGCCAGGCCGGGCAGCGTGGAGGAGCACCTCCTCGGCGACGCTGGCGCGGCCGTGTGCGTGGGGGAGGAGGGGGGGCTGGCCGAGCTGATGGGCTCCCACTCGGTGTCCTGCGACTTCCCCGACCGGGTTCGGGGCTCGGACCGGTCCCTGGGGCGCTCCTGGGAGGAGCGATGGGTCCGCGACGAGGGCCTCCTGGGCCTTCTGCCGGACGCCGTGTCGGCCTACCTGGCGCGGTGCGGGCTGGAGCCGGGGGCGTTCTCGAAGGTGGTGCTCCCGGTCGCCTCCCTCCGGGACGCGGCGCGGGTGGCCCGGGCGTTGGGCCTCGCCCCCGAGGTCCTGGTGCATCCCCTGGCCGACCGGGTGGGGCACACCGGGGCGGCCCACCCCCTGCTCCTGCTGTGCCGGGCCCTGGAGGAGGCCGAGCCGGGCGAGGAGATCCTGGTGGTGGGGTTCGGCAGCGGGGTCGACGTGCTCCACTTTCGGGTCACCGACGCGGTCCGGTCGTTCCGGCCGAGGCGCACGGTCGGCGAGCTCCTGAAGATGGGCAAGGACCTGGGCTCCTACGAGAGGTACGCGGCGTTCCGGGATCTCCTGGCGGTGGAGACCGGCATGCGGGGGGAGTTCGAGCCCGAGACCCCCATGTCGGTGGTGTGGCGCCACCGCCGGACCATCCTGGGGCTCGTGGGCAGCCGCTGCCGGCGGTGCGGGACGCCCCAGTTCCCGCCCCAGCGGGTGTGCGCCAACGGAGAGTGCCGCGCCGTGGACGAGATGGAGCCCTACCCCTTCGCGGACAGGGCCTCTCGGGTGTTCAGCTACACGGCCGACCTCCTGGCCTGGAGCCCGAACCCGCCGCTGATCTACGGCGTCGTCGACTTCGACGGCGGCGGACGGATGATGATGGAGTTCACCGACTGCGACCTCGAGGACCTGGCCGTGGGCCTGCCGGTGGACCTCGTGTTCCGCCGGAAGTACCACGACCGACAGCGGGGCATTCACACGTACTTCTGGAAGTGCGTGCCGGCGGCCTCCTGA
- a CDS encoding acetyl-CoA acetyltransferase, which produces MASGIRDKVAIVGMGCTRFGERWDADAADLIVEAFQEALEDAGIGPEEVQAAWLGTCFEEVHLGKSGIPLAQALKLPGIPVTRVENFCATGTEAFRGACYAVASGACDIALALGVEKLKDTGYGGLPGFDTAMGTLNRFILPAFTAPGGFALMATRYFAEHGISPEEGKMALARISVKSHRAGAMNPKAHLRTEITPEQVLQAPIVAWPLGLFDCCGVSDGAAAAIVTTPEIARSLRPDPVLVKALQIAATSGEELYTTNWDGTHLPTTARAAARAYEEAGVRSPRDEIGVLELHDCFSITELVTYEDLGISPRGRAIRDVNDGLFELEGAIPCQPDGGLKCFGHPIGASGIRMIYEVYKQLQHRAGPRQVKDPKLGLTHNLGGIPLFSVCSIGIFGL; this is translated from the coding sequence ATGGCGAGCGGGATCCGGGACAAGGTGGCGATCGTGGGGATGGGGTGCACGCGGTTCGGCGAGCGGTGGGACGCGGACGCCGCGGACCTGATCGTGGAGGCGTTCCAGGAGGCCTTGGAGGACGCCGGCATCGGGCCCGAGGAGGTCCAGGCCGCGTGGCTCGGGACCTGCTTCGAGGAGGTCCACCTGGGCAAGAGCGGCATCCCCTTGGCCCAGGCCCTGAAGCTGCCCGGCATCCCCGTGACCCGGGTCGAGAACTTCTGCGCCACCGGCACCGAGGCGTTCCGGGGCGCGTGCTACGCCGTGGCCTCGGGCGCCTGCGACATCGCCCTGGCCCTGGGGGTGGAGAAGCTCAAGGACACCGGGTACGGGGGGCTCCCGGGGTTCGACACCGCCATGGGCACCCTGAACCGGTTCATCCTGCCCGCGTTCACGGCACCGGGGGGGTTCGCCCTGATGGCCACCCGCTACTTTGCCGAGCACGGCATCTCGCCCGAGGAGGGCAAGATGGCGCTCGCCCGCATCTCGGTCAAGAGCCACCGGGCCGGGGCCATGAACCCCAAGGCCCACCTGCGCACCGAGATCACCCCGGAGCAGGTGCTCCAGGCGCCGATCGTGGCCTGGCCCCTGGGCCTGTTCGACTGCTGCGGCGTGAGCGACGGGGCGGCCGCCGCCATCGTGACAACCCCCGAGATCGCCCGGTCGCTCCGGCCGGACCCCGTGCTGGTGAAAGCGCTCCAAATCGCGGCCACGTCGGGCGAGGAGCTCTACACCACCAACTGGGACGGCACCCACCTGCCCACCACGGCCCGGGCGGCGGCCCGCGCCTACGAGGAGGCCGGGGTGCGCAGCCCCCGGGACGAGATCGGGGTCCTCGAGCTCCACGACTGCTTCTCGATCACCGAGCTCGTCACCTACGAGGACCTGGGCATCTCTCCCCGGGGCCGGGCCATCCGGGACGTGAACGACGGGCTGTTCGAGCTGGAGGGGGCGATCCCGTGCCAGCCCGACGGGGGCCTGAAGTGCTTCGGCCACCCCATCGGCGCCTCCGGGATCCGGATGATCTACGAGGTGTACAAGCAGCTCCAGCACAGGGCCGGCCCCCGGCAGGTGAAGGACCCGAAGCTGGGGCTCACCCACAACCTGGGGGGCATCCCCCTGTTCAGCGTGTGCAGCATCGGGATCTTCGGGCTGTGA
- a CDS encoding AMP-binding protein — protein MILASQGQIRRYTELGCWGERTLLDDFRDHVRHTPERTAVVDPPNKEQLMGLAPERVSYKALHRAVEGVATALRAAGLEKDDVVLAQIPNSWELAMLYLAVARAGGVLSPVPVQWRSRELAYVARLTRARAFVTVESHRGFDHLAQARALAEQVPSLRQVLSVAEIRRMARETPDPGLDRIRVDANDVFTICWTSGTEAQPKGCPLSHNNWRCQASLAASAGLRPGDVLLTAGPLVNMGALGTVYAPWLVLGGTMVLHHPFDPALLLRQMVEEKIHYTLLVPAVVNLILKHPAADSFDLGGIRSITVGSAPPSLWAMREFKRRWDIDIGNIWGQNEGTGLVSTSGDVPDMEVRVDHFPRYGVKGRTWASPVTRFVETRVVDEQDRELVQDGAVGELLYRGPNVMPGYFNRPDLNEQAFDEEGFFRTGDLFRIRGEHYLSFVDRKKDIIIRGGMNISAQEVENLILAHPDVQDAAVVGMPDQDLGERCCAYVVPRAGARIRLEDLTSFMRDQGVAVYKLPERLELVDQIPRNPVGKVLKARLREDIRAKLAQSVEGNRADPREENSDTKET, from the coding sequence ATGATCCTCGCATCCCAGGGGCAGATCCGCAGGTACACCGAGCTGGGCTGTTGGGGGGAGCGCACCCTCCTGGACGACTTTCGGGACCACGTCCGCCACACCCCCGAACGCACCGCCGTGGTGGACCCGCCGAACAAGGAGCAGCTCATGGGGCTGGCCCCGGAGCGGGTCTCCTACAAGGCCCTCCACCGGGCGGTGGAAGGGGTGGCCACGGCCCTACGGGCCGCGGGCCTGGAGAAGGACGACGTGGTCCTGGCCCAGATCCCGAACAGCTGGGAGCTGGCCATGCTCTACCTCGCGGTGGCGCGGGCCGGCGGGGTGCTCTCGCCCGTGCCCGTGCAGTGGCGCTCGCGGGAGCTCGCCTACGTGGCCCGGCTGACCCGGGCCAGGGCGTTCGTGACGGTGGAGTCGCACCGGGGGTTCGATCACCTGGCCCAGGCCAGGGCCCTGGCGGAGCAAGTGCCCTCCCTCCGGCAGGTGCTCTCCGTGGCCGAGATCCGGCGCATGGCCCGGGAGACCCCGGATCCGGGGCTCGACCGGATCCGGGTGGACGCCAACGACGTCTTCACGATCTGCTGGACCTCGGGGACCGAGGCCCAACCCAAGGGCTGCCCCCTCAGCCACAACAACTGGAGGTGCCAGGCCTCCCTGGCCGCATCGGCCGGCCTGCGGCCGGGGGACGTCCTGCTCACCGCCGGGCCGCTGGTGAACATGGGGGCCCTGGGCACGGTGTACGCCCCCTGGCTGGTCCTGGGGGGGACCATGGTTCTCCACCACCCGTTCGACCCGGCCCTGCTGCTTCGGCAGATGGTGGAGGAGAAGATCCACTACACGCTCCTGGTGCCGGCGGTGGTGAACCTGATCCTCAAGCACCCCGCGGCAGACTCCTTCGACCTCGGGGGGATCCGCAGCATCACGGTGGGCTCGGCCCCCCCGTCCCTGTGGGCCATGCGCGAGTTCAAGCGCCGATGGGACATCGACATCGGCAACATCTGGGGCCAGAACGAGGGAACCGGCCTCGTGTCCACCTCCGGAGACGTCCCCGACATGGAGGTCCGGGTCGACCACTTTCCGCGCTACGGCGTCAAGGGCCGCACGTGGGCCTCGCCCGTCACCCGGTTCGTGGAGACCCGGGTGGTGGACGAGCAGGACCGGGAACTCGTCCAGGACGGGGCGGTGGGCGAACTCCTGTACCGCGGCCCCAACGTGATGCCGGGTTACTTCAACCGGCCCGACCTGAACGAGCAGGCCTTCGACGAGGAGGGGTTCTTCCGCACCGGCGACCTGTTCCGGATCCGGGGGGAGCACTACCTGAGCTTCGTGGACCGGAAGAAGGACATCATCATCCGGGGCGGGATGAACATCAGCGCCCAGGAGGTGGAGAACCTGATCCTCGCCCACCCCGACGTGCAGGACGCGGCCGTGGTGGGCATGCCCGACCAGGACCTGGGCGAGCGCTGCTGCGCCTACGTGGTGCCCCGGGCCGGCGCGCGGATCCGCCTGGAGGACCTGACCTCGTTCATGCGGGATCAGGGCGTGGCCGTGTACAAGCTGCCCGAGCGGCTCGAGCTCGTGGATCAGATCCCCCGGAACCCGGTGGGCAAGGTGCTGAAGGCAAGGCTCCGGGAGGACATCCGCGCGAAGCTGGCGCAGAGTGTGGAGGGGAACCGGGCAGACCCGAGAGAGGAAAACTCCGACACCAAGGAGACGTGA
- a CDS encoding SDR family NAD(P)-dependent oxidoreductase, translated as MERMLEGKVSVITGAGRGIGRSAALLFASEGARVVVSDLDEGPAREVVDEIRARGGEAVAVVGDVTAEGFAERLVQTAVESFGPSIDVLVNNAGYTWDGVVHKMTDEQWEAMWRVHCTAPFRIVRAAAPYIRDAAKRDMEQGRRVHRKIINVSSVAGTDGNPGQINYSTAKAGILGFTRTLAREWGRFNVNVNAVAYGWIETRLTRAKDEDTVIEAGGTRIPVGVPRQQLEVFRALIPLGRPGTPEEAARVMLFLASPLSDYVSGQVIKVTGGW; from the coding sequence ATGGAAAGGATGCTCGAAGGGAAGGTCAGCGTGATCACCGGTGCCGGCCGCGGGATCGGCCGCAGCGCCGCGCTTCTGTTTGCCTCGGAGGGGGCCCGGGTGGTGGTGAGCGACCTGGACGAGGGCCCGGCCCGCGAGGTGGTGGACGAGATCCGTGCCCGGGGCGGCGAGGCCGTGGCCGTGGTGGGGGACGTGACCGCCGAGGGGTTTGCCGAGAGGCTGGTGCAAACCGCGGTGGAGAGCTTCGGCCCTTCCATCGACGTGCTGGTGAACAATGCCGGGTACACCTGGGACGGGGTGGTCCACAAGATGACCGACGAGCAGTGGGAGGCCATGTGGAGGGTTCACTGCACCGCCCCGTTTCGCATCGTGCGGGCCGCCGCCCCCTACATCCGGGACGCGGCCAAGCGGGACATGGAGCAGGGCCGGCGGGTCCACCGGAAGATCATCAACGTGAGCTCGGTGGCCGGCACCGACGGAAATCCGGGCCAGATCAACTACTCCACGGCCAAGGCCGGGATCTTGGGGTTCACCCGGACCCTGGCCCGGGAGTGGGGCCGGTTCAACGTGAACGTGAACGCCGTGGCCTACGGCTGGATCGAGACCCGGCTCACCCGGGCCAAGGATGAGGACACCGTGATCGAGGCCGGGGGCACCCGCATCCCGGTGGGGGTGCCCCGCCAGCAGCTCGAGGTGTTCCGGGCCCTGATTCCCCTGGGCCGGCCCGGCACCCCGGAGGAGGCCGCGCGGGTCATGCTGTTCCTGGCCTCTCCCCTGTCGGACTACGTGTCGGGTCAGGTGATCAAGGTCACCGGCGGCTGGTGA